Proteins found in one Thermodesulfatator atlanticus DSM 21156 genomic segment:
- the cas2 gene encoding CRISPR-associated endonuclease Cas2 — protein sequence MKRTHYLICYDIADDKRLRKVAKIMEDYGVRVLYSVFECFLTPVQLESLRRSVEPLLDPLEDSIRYYVICERCESKIEHLGREKKFLKRKREEVL from the coding sequence ATGAAACGCACGCATTATCTCATCTGTTACGATATCGCCGATGACAAACGCCTGCGCAAGGTGGCTAAAATCATGGAAGATTACGGTGTGCGGGTGCTCTACAGTGTGTTTGAATGCTTTCTAACACCGGTACAACTCGAAAGCCTGCGCCGTTCCGTTGAGCCCCTTCTTGACCCTCTGGAAGACAGCATTCGCTACTACGTAATTTGTGAGCGTTGTGAAAGCAAAATAGAACACCTTGGACGGGAGAAAAAGTTCTTAAAACGTAAGCGAGAAGAAGTTTTATGA